Genomic window (Psychromonas sp. L1A2):
CCAATCACTTGGATGCGGAATCTGTTGCTTGGTTAGAACGTTTCTTACATGATTATGAAGGAACTGTTGTGGCCATTACCCATGACCGTTACTTCCTTGATAATGTAGCAGGTTGGATTTTAGAGTTAGACCGTGGTTACGGCATTCCATGGGAAGGTAACTACTCGTCTTGGTTAGAGCAAAAAGATGAGCGTTTAAAACAAGAAGCAGGACAAGAGAAAGCACGTCAACGCCAAATTGAACAAGAACTTGAATGGGTTCGTTCAAACGCGAAAGGACGTCAGTCTAAAAGCAAAGCTCGTTTATCTCGTTTTGAAGAGCTTAATAATCAAGATTTCCAAAAACGTAATGAAACCAATGAGCTATTTATTCCAACAGGCCAACGTTTAGGTGATCAAGTTATCGATGTTAATAACTTAACTAAATCATTTGATGGCCGCGTGTTAATTGATGACTTAAGTTTCAGTATTCCTAAAGGTGCGATCGTTGGTATTATTGGTGCCAATGGTGCGGGTAAATCTACGTTATTTAAAATGTTAGACGGCACTGAAAAACCTGACTCTGGTGAAATCATTGTGGGTGAATCAGTACAAATGGCGAGTGTTGATCAGTTCCGTGATCACATGAATGATAAATTAAGTGTTTTTGAAGAAGTCTCTGGCGGCAGCGATATTATTCAAGTGGGTAATATTGAAATACCAAGCCGTGCTTATTTAGGTCGTTTTAACTTTAAAGGTTCTGACCAATCTAAAATCGTAGGTGATTTATCAGGTGGTGAGCGCGGACGTTTACATTTGGCTAAACTGCTTAAATCTGGTGGCAACTTATTGTTACTCGATGAGCCAACCAATGATTTAGATATCGAAACATTACGTGCACTTGAAGATGCCCTGCTTGGTTTTGCTGGTTGCGCCATGGTTATTTCGCATGACCGTTGGTTCTTAGACCGTATTGCAACGCACATCATTGATTACCGCGATGAAGGTAAGGTTAACTTTTATGAAGGTAACTACAGTGATTATGAAGCATGGATGAAGAAAACATACGGTGCAGCTGCTGTTGAGCCAACACGTATTAAATACAAACGTATTAGTTAATAGAATAATAGATTAATAGATTAATAAAGCAGAAAACAAAAAACCATTCAAATTGAATGGTTTTTTTATGTTCTGACTTTCTAATCTAGCTGTTAGATAAGTTTCTTTTACGGCGATTAATAGCAAATAATCCAAGGATCGCTACTGCAAATATCCCCAATGATGCAGGCGCTGGAACTGAGATTGGATTTGAAACAGAAATATTATTAACTACCAATTTTGATTTGACAGTATTGTCATTAACATTGAATACCCCTAGGGTATAAGTTAACAAACCAGACTCTGTTGCAGTCCAAGAAAAGTTGCCTGTTGTCCAATCTGCTGTCGACGTATCAGCAAGCCAATTTAGATCACCTAAGTTCAAGTTAACAAAGGCAAAATCATTAAAAATTGAATTTGAATTTTCATCGCTATACCACAGCCAATCAAATGAAAAAACTGAGCCAGTATCCACGGTAACGGTATTTTGATAAGCAGATCCAGAGTTTACGTTACCCGTTGAAATGTTATCAAAAGCACTCTTATCTGTACCAGTAAAAGCGGCAACTTTGCTATCACTTTTACCGCCATTTGAATATATAAATAAACTATCGTTATATTGTGTAACAGTACCAATGGCATAAGAGCTAGATACTTGCTGCCCAATTGTATTATGACTAATGACAGTTGCTTGTGTAGCCATTGAAAATAACAATGGCATTATAATTGAGATGATTTTTCTCATTAACTTTATTCCTTTAATATTTAACTGGGCAAAAACTACCCACAAAGAAATAAAAAGCCAAAATCATAATAAATTGAAATTAAAGAGATTAATTAAATTTTTAAAAGTAAAAAAGGAAAAATGTTAAATAAACCGACAGTTCAAGAAAATAGAGAGCAACTACTATACATATAGTGATTTTATAATAGCTGCTCTGTTGGGTTTACAACAGAAAGCGACTGAGATTAACCAGTAAAGAGGGCTGGATAATTAGTGAATCGCCTTCTTCTTATTTTCAAGCTTGTCTTTTTCGAATTTTTCTTGTGCTTCTAATAACGGCTCATAACGTTTATCTGTCAAGATTTTCATGAAAGCAACTAAGGCGTCGATTTTACGATCGGATAATGCATGTGCGGTAAGATCTTCTTTGTCTACTGTAGTAGGCACTTCTGGCGCTCGCCAAGGTTTACCTGTTTCAGGGTTAATAGAGCGTTCAACATTATTATAATGGTCATAGAATTCCATCACGGTACGCAATTCTTTAAACACACCATTATGCATATAAGGTCCAGTAACCGCGACGTTACGTAATGATGGGTTCTTAAATTTACCATCATATTTTGGGTCGTCTACTGCTGGATTTTCTAATAAACCATGGTCAATAAAATCAGCTTTTAAATGCCCTAAACTTATTAAATCGATGCTAGCAGGTACTCCAATATTACGATATTGATGGTTAGTAAAAGGTTCTTTTTTACTGTCTTCTGTTTTCAATAAATGGCAACTATTACAATTCACATTGTTATTTGAGAAAAATAAGGTACGGCCTAGATCTTCTAATACCGTTAGATCATATTCTCCTTTTAAAAAACGATCATATTTACTATCGTAAGTCGCAAACTGATCAGTATTTTCAAATGCTTGTAATGCATTAGCAAATCCTTGAAAAGCCGGTAATATTACACCTTTAGATGATGGTTCAAAAACGTTATCACCATATAAACGTTTGAATGTAGACACGTAAAAAGGGTTTTCTTTAATACGTTCAACTAATGTTTCAGCATTAGGCAATCCCATTTCTACTGGGTTTAATGGTGGTCCCATGGCTTGATCTGCTAATGTATTGGCACGACCATCCCAGAATTGTCCTCCCACATATTCTTTTAAAACCTCATCAAAATGAAACGACGGTGAGGTATTTGAATAGGCTGCCATCGGCGTATTACGCGAGCCTAGTGATGCGTTATCATCGCCTAGTGACACGATGCTTTTTGATGCATTTTCACGATGATCAGTAAATCCTTTTGCTGGTTCATGGCACGTAGCGCAAGACATCGTTCGGTTAGTAGAAAAGGCCGTATCTAAAAACAATATCTGTCCTAATTCTGCTTCAGTGAGTTGATTGGCAGCATTCGCTGCGTTGCTACAAGTGACTAATACTAATAAACAATAAAATAGTTTTTTCATTTTAATTCCGTCTAATACTTCTATAAATATCAAAAAATGGCTGAATAATAATTTTTACAATGCCATCAAATTTTTCCCTTTTACCTCGCCCTAAACCAAACTTTTGATCTAAAGGCACGTCTTTTGATAACCTTAATGTTCCAAATACCCAGTCCCATAGGGCTAATACACTACCTAAGTTTTTGTGAATATTTTTCTGTTGATGATGAACTTGATGTTGTGCTGGCGATATTAATAAACGCTCTAACCAACGCCCATAACTTAAGCGAATATGGCTGTGTCTCAAGTTACCAGTAAAAGAAAATAGAATGACAACAAAGGCATTCCCACCTAATACCGAATAAAGATTAAGTCGCGCGCCAAAACAAAAAACAAAGATCCCCGTTACCACACCAGCAACCAATGCATTACGTAATGCAAACAGCATAATTTCTACGGGATGCAAACGATAAAAGGTCAATGGGTTCAATGATTCAGCACTATGATGCACCTGATGAAACTTCCATAACCAACGATTAGTATGCAGCCAACGATGTAACCAATAGCGGCTAAAATCTCCGAGTACAAATAAACTTAAGGTATACGCCACAATAATATCGCGATAATACCAAGACAAAAATAAAGGTTCCGATATTGAATTCAACCAATTCAATATCCATAGGGCAACGGTGTTCGCTGACAAGAGAACAGGCACAATAAATAATGCTTTGAATACCCAGTTGAATACAAAATAACGGTAATCTAATTTTGAGTCAGCATTAAACCAATAAGCCTTTAACGTGGGTGCTGAAATAGCTCCCACTTTAAAGACGTACCATATTATCGCAATGACAGCGCTAACAATCAGGTAACCCCAGAATATGCGGTTACTGCCATTCATTAATAACGCTAAGGGTGTATCAATCGCCATCTGCATCAATTAAATTCGCCGATACGCCAATTTGACTCACTAAGTGTCTGTAAAAGGCTTTTTGAACATCTAACAATCCTTGAAATATTGGGATCATGTCATTTAAATTAAAGTTATGATCAACAGGTGTATTTTTATAAGCTTCCAATGAAGACGCTAATGCCACTTGCACTGCATGAATACCTTCTTTACCGTGCTTTTCATAAGCAATAGTTGCTACATTCGGTTGTTGATCTTCACCTAAAAGTTGTTTATTGGTTTCTAAAACACCACCGATAAATGCCCAAGATGCTTCACTGTATGGGTATTGTTGATGCTCAGGTTTAGTCTCACCAAGATTTGCTTTTGTTAATCCACTCACTTGTGCAATACGCCAATCTCGTGTTTTATAAATATGTTCAATCTCAGCATTCACGACTAATGACAGCCCTCTGTCCACATCGAAAAGAAACGCATCACGATTGGCTTTATAACCATCACTAATCTGTGTAAATCGTTTACAAACGTTTGCAACCATCACTTCTGCAAACTCTTTTCTACGTTCAGACCATTCTCCGCTAAACATTACAGAGTCAATCGCCCCCATGGTTTTATAAGAATTTTTATACAATGCGGTTGATGGTTTTGAATCACGAGCGACTAAGCGCTCAATGCTTTCATGAATATCTTCATTGCCACTATGGAAGTAATCGACCATTAATGGATAGTCCATCGCATTCATATCATAATCACCAAGAATGTAACTTGCTTGGACTCGTCCCCAGCCTTCAGCAAGTTGTACAAATGCTCGGTGACGCACATCACTTGATTTGCTATCTAAAGACGTTTGCAAATCTGTACAATATTGCACTGCGTTATCTGCATTATGTTGAATCACATGGTCATAGATAGAAGCATAAGGGTCTTTTTCCTGTGCATTACTCAGCTGTGCATGACTAACCAAAGGTACGCTAAGTAAACAAATAGCAGACAGGGGGGTAAAAATTTTCATAATTGCTCCAGAAAGTGTAACAAGGCCAAACGCTCAGTTTGGTTTAGTTTAATAAATTTTGATTTAGCTGTTTCAGCTTCTCCACCGTGCCAAAGAATCGCTTCTTCCGGTGTTTTAGCTCTCGCATCATGTAAGAAACGATGTTGTGCACGAACACGTGCTCCTACACCCCATAAAGGCGCAGTACGAAATTCTCGTTCAGTTGCGAGAAACTCTGGACGTCCGTCTTGTAGTGCTTCCCCCATATCGTGCAACAATAAATCAGAATAAGGGTGGAATTCAACTCCTTTAGTCGTCGTTAATGTTGAGCGATGACAACCGCCACAACCAACTTCTTCAAATAATGCTTTCCCTTGACGCGCAGTGGTATCTAACGCAACAGATTGAGGTGCTTTATGATCGCGAATAAAAGAAGCAATGGCTTGTAAACGCAACATAGGTAAATCTAAACTACCCAATCTTGTTTCATCGCCTCGAGGTGCAACCAAACAATCTGCTTGTGCTGGTTGGCAAAGTTCTTCAGGGAAAAAAGGATTGGTTAGACCCAAATCATGCGCAGCGGCATTGGCCGTTTGCCCTACAATATTCGGTGCACTGGCTTTCCAATTCATACGCCCTAATATTTTTTCAGCTCCTGGTGCGTTTAACCAATTTGCACGGCCACTAATGCCATCTTTGTTCGCATCAAGTGGGTCTTCCCATGCAAGTATTTGTTCATTTGAAACTTGTTCTATTAATCTTAAACCTGCTAATGTCGGTGGTTGTCTTAGTGCAATCACCGTTTCTTTTGCTAGCGGTCCGTAGGCTAATTTATCTAAATACGGAATGAAAGAAGTTAATGTCAATGCTTGACCGTCAGGGTAGCTAAAAGGATGAGATTCAGTCTTTAATCTTGCTTGCGCTTCTGGTTTTACCTTACCGTTGCCTCTGATTGACACTTGAGCACCGTAAACGGGATCAGGCACACTATCGTTCATTGGCGTATCAAGGTTATTCACTAACCAACGGGATGCGTGTTTGCTCGGCTGTGTTAACTTAAATACTAAACTGCGTAATGGTTGATTTTCATCACTAATGGTTGGCGCACTGCCGTTATTGACATGGCAACTCACACAGGTATTCGAACTGAAATGTGGACCTAGCCCATCACGTGCAGTTGTTGCACTGGGTGCTTCTACCCATGGGATAGTAAAAAAAGAACGGCCAAGAATATACTGATCAAATTCTGTATCGTTCATCTTGATCTGATGAGAAAATGGCTTACTGACGCCTGCATTAATAAATTCATCCGCATTAATATTGCTAGCAGTCTTGCTTGTCGTATTATTTGTACTGACGTTCGTTTCACTATGAACAATGTGACTCGATACAAGAAACAAAAAAATGCCTTTGAGTGTATTTTTTACTGTCTTATTAAAATTGATTTTCATACTTCACTTTCAAAATAAATTACACCTACAGGTAACGAGAAACGCCACCAACCGATTCCGGGTAGTGGCGTTTAAACTAATAACTTTACTGTATGTTATTTATTGCAATAACATTGAGGACAGTATCATCAGTTAGATCGTTTTAAAGTTGTGTTTCTTCAGCGTCAGTAACATCATTAGTGGTTAATGAAATTCCGTACGCTTTAGACACAGTCACCATTTGGTCACCTAGGCGACGTAATTGGTTTTTAAGCGTTACAATGTTTTGTACACTTTCTTCGTTTTCTGGACGAATCTGGTAATCAAAATGCATTGATGTTGTTGCTAATGTGTTGATGGTAGCAATACGCGTTTCAATATCAGCCATTAATGTAGCAATTTCTGCTTGCTCTTCAGTTGATAAGTTATCAATGAAAGCTGGACCTACTTTTTTGCCTTTGTATTCACCTAGTAATACGTTCTTAATGCCTTGATAGTTCAATGCAATATCACGATGCGTATTATCAGAGAAACATGAATGCTCATCTTCTTCGCTTGGCGTTAATACTGCAACAGCAATACGTTCGTTAGCTAGTTCTGATTTAGAGAATACACCAACACCTGCAA
Coding sequences:
- a CDS encoding sterol desaturase family protein encodes the protein MAIDTPLALLMNGSNRIFWGYLIVSAVIAIIWYVFKVGAISAPTLKAYWFNADSKLDYRYFVFNWVFKALFIVPVLLSANTVALWILNWLNSISEPLFLSWYYRDIIVAYTLSLFVLGDFSRYWLHRWLHTNRWLWKFHQVHHSAESLNPLTFYRLHPVEIMLFALRNALVAGVVTGIFVFCFGARLNLYSVLGGNAFVVILFSFTGNLRHSHIRLSYGRWLERLLISPAQHQVHHQQKNIHKNLGSVLALWDWVFGTLRLSKDVPLDQKFGLGRGKREKFDGIVKIIIQPFFDIYRSIRRN
- a CDS encoding cytochrome-c peroxidase; translation: MKKLFYCLLVLVTCSNAANAANQLTEAELGQILFLDTAFSTNRTMSCATCHEPAKGFTDHRENASKSIVSLGDDNASLGSRNTPMAAYSNTSPSFHFDEVLKEYVGGQFWDGRANTLADQAMGPPLNPVEMGLPNAETLVERIKENPFYVSTFKRLYGDNVFEPSSKGVILPAFQGFANALQAFENTDQFATYDSKYDRFLKGEYDLTVLEDLGRTLFFSNNNVNCNSCHLLKTEDSKKEPFTNHQYRNIGVPASIDLISLGHLKADFIDHGLLENPAVDDPKYDGKFKNPSLRNVAVTGPYMHNGVFKELRTVMEFYDHYNNVERSINPETGKPWRAPEVPTTVDKEDLTAHALSDRKIDALVAFMKILTDKRYEPLLEAQEKFEKDKLENKKKAIH
- the ettA gene encoding energy-dependent translational throttle protein EttA, with amino-acid sequence MAQALPDKFIYSMSRVSKVVPPKRTILKDISLSFFPGAKIGVLGLNGSGKSTLLRIMAGIDQEFEGEARALNGTKIGYLAQEPVLDLEKNVREVVEEAVFEVKSALTELDAVYAAYAEEDADFDALAKRQGQLEDIIQAHDGHNLDNQLERAADALRLPAWDQPIKVLSGGERRRVALCRLLLEKPDMLLLDEPTNHLDAESVAWLERFLHDYEGTVVAITHDRYFLDNVAGWILELDRGYGIPWEGNYSSWLEQKDERLKQEAGQEKARQRQIEQELEWVRSNAKGRQSKSKARLSRFEELNNQDFQKRNETNELFIPTGQRLGDQVIDVNNLTKSFDGRVLIDDLSFSIPKGAIVGIIGANGAGKSTLFKMLDGTEKPDSGEIIVGESVQMASVDQFRDHMNDKLSVFEEVSGGSDIIQVGNIEIPSRAYLGRFNFKGSDQSKIVGDLSGGERGRLHLAKLLKSGGNLLLLDEPTNDLDIETLRALEDALLGFAGCAMVISHDRWFLDRIATHIIDYRDEGKVNFYEGNYSDYEAWMKKTYGAAAVEPTRIKYKRIS
- a CDS encoding di-heme oxidoredictase family protein, whose amino-acid sequence is MKINFNKTVKNTLKGIFLFLVSSHIVHSETNVSTNNTTSKTASNINADEFINAGVSKPFSHQIKMNDTEFDQYILGRSFFTIPWVEAPSATTARDGLGPHFSSNTCVSCHVNNGSAPTISDENQPLRSLVFKLTQPSKHASRWLVNNLDTPMNDSVPDPVYGAQVSIRGNGKVKPEAQARLKTESHPFSYPDGQALTLTSFIPYLDKLAYGPLAKETVIALRQPPTLAGLRLIEQVSNEQILAWEDPLDANKDGISGRANWLNAPGAEKILGRMNWKASAPNIVGQTANAAAHDLGLTNPFFPEELCQPAQADCLVAPRGDETRLGSLDLPMLRLQAIASFIRDHKAPQSVALDTTARQGKALFEEVGCGGCHRSTLTTTKGVEFHPYSDLLLHDMGEALQDGRPEFLATEREFRTAPLWGVGARVRAQHRFLHDARAKTPEEAILWHGGEAETAKSKFIKLNQTERLALLHFLEQL